Proteins encoded together in one Etheostoma cragini isolate CJK2018 chromosome 11, CSU_Ecrag_1.0, whole genome shotgun sequence window:
- the ptprna gene encoding protein tyrosine phosphatase receptor type Na isoform X2 yields MQEVLKQLMLQGFSWQNDITQYILSKELKRVPHTTHPSKPNLSSSSSHLSKQNIPHDHSPKSGSTPSGGNYVDYMIVEPPQSPIHMQTASMDPYAYHQHRYQDDIERSLIGAGAGYARPSSRSQANQRERERERDRQVLQEALSLYLAAAQPSYRHRGAAAMAPAGLPYYDDLELEIPVDYVEDYTLEERLGTAGRQQTQNKKVPQDISTLSGKNDGLLQRMSGVLQRYGVDPRELSQEQLYKLALILQLMRAQDKTDPIEKDLIALKEMQLLKTDSVSNKPEKPVPVPGPPDAPPAPASTSVPTTPPAKSASLPPSASQPPQAAPGETGQSLKKQGLPLVEGAGAKEEYGYIYTNQSPLSLYDGVKLLDLLADKIHLTTSSFIKISVVGPALTFRIRQNELNMTAEEVAAKAVSEKNFLESETGLKIVQAGVGERTDARGLPQVTRVSQGSSGTVITLVSMAVVGGVLVLAMVIACLRHYSQQVENGKLGLGPEGGAETHFDYQELCRQHMASKTSLSRQDLVAGVSSSMAGSAICPGAGGRRGTDTSRVSSVSSQFSDGLQHSPSSTHSSTPSWSEEPAQSNMDISTGHMILAYMEDHLRNKDRLQREWEALCSYQADPSSVAVAQIPSNMDKNRHAASIPYDHSRVKLKTEVNPNKQDYINASIIVDHDPRQPAYIATQGPLPHTVADFWQMVWENGCTVIVMMTALVEDGEKQCERYWPDEGSSLYHIYEVNLVSEHIWCKDFLVRSFYLKNLQTQETRTLTQFHLLSWPDDGIPTSTRPLLDFRRKVNKCYRGRSCPIIVHCGDGTSRTGAYILIDMVLNRMAKGVKEIDIAATLEHIRDQRPGLVRTKDQFEFALTAVAEEVNAILKALPQ; encoded by the exons CTATGTGGACTACATGATTGTTGAGCCTCCTCAGTCGCCAATACACATGCAGACAGCCTCAATGGACCCGTACGCATACcaccag CATAGATATCAAGATGATATAGAGAGATCCCTCATTGGAGCTGGAGCCGGTTATGCCCGCCCCTCTTCAAGGTCTCAGGCCAATcaaagagagcgagagcgagagcgtGACAGGCAGGTGCTACAGGAAGCCTTGTCTCTGTACCTGGCGGCTGCGCAGCCCTCTTATCGCCACCGAGGGGCCGCTGCCATGGCTCCTGCAG GTCTCCCTTATTATGACGACCTGGAACTGGAGATACCAGTGGACTATGTGGAAGACTACACCCTAGAGGAGAGACTTGGTACTGCTGGCAGACAACAAACGCAGAATAAAAAAGTTCCTCAGGACATCAGCACTCTGTCTGGAAAAAATG ATGGCCTGCTCCAGAGGATGTCAGGAGTCCTGCAGAGGTACGGAGTTGACCCCAGAGAGCTCAGTCAAGAGCAGCTCTACAAGCTAGCCCTCATTCTGCAGCTGATGCGAGCCCAAGACAAAACAG ATCCTATTGAGAAAGACCTTATTGCCCTCAAAGAG ATGCAGCTGTTAAAAACAGACAGTGTGTCCAATAAGCCGGAGAAGCCTGTCCCTGTTCCCGGCCCCCCTGATGCTCCTCCTGCCCCTGCCTCCACCTCAGTGCCAACTACACCTCCAGCCAAGAGTGCCAGTCTCCCTCCTTCTGCCTCCCAGCCTCCGCAGGCTGCTCCTGGTGAAACTGGACAAAGTTTGAAGAAGCAGGGGCTGCCACTGGTTGAGGGTGCAGGAGCCAAGGAGGAGTATGGGTACATTTACACCAACCAGAG TCCTCTAAGTTTGTATGATGGAGTGAAGCTGTTGGACCTACTGGCTGATAAGATACACCTGACAACAAGCAGCTTCATCAAAATCAG tGTGGTGGGCCCTGCACTGACGTTCCGTATCCGCCAGAATGAACTTAACATGACGGCTGAAGAGGTAGCTGCTAAAGCTG TATCTGAAAAGAACTTCCTGGAGTCTGAGACAGGCCTGAAGATTGTACAGGCGGGAGTGGGTGAG AGGACGGATGCACGGGGCCTCCCTCAGGTAACTAGGGTTTCCCAGGGCTCCAGTGGCACAGTCATCACCCTTGTTTCCATGGCAGTCGTAGGAGGCGTGCTGGTGTTGGCCATGGTCATAGCTTGTCTCAGGCACTACTCTCAGCAAGTGGAAAATGGCAAGCTTGGACTGGGGCCAGAGGGAGGAGCAGAAACACACTTTGACTACCAG GAGCTATGTCGGCAGCACATGGCGTCCAAAACCTCCCTGTCCCGCCAGGACCTTGTGGCAGGGGTGAGCAGCAGCATGGCAGGGTCCGCCATATGCCCCGGTGCTGGCGGTCGAAGGGGTACGGACACGTCTCGCGTCAGCAGCGTTTCCTCCCAGTTCAGCGATGGCCTCCAGCACAGCCCGTCCTCCACCCACAGCTCCACTCCGTCCTGGAGCGAAGAGCCAGCCCAGTCTAACATGGACATCTCTACTGGGCACATGATACTG GCTTATATGGAGGATCACCTGCGGAATAAGGACCGTCTTCAGAGGGAGTGGGAGGCTCTGTGCTCATACCAGGCTGATCCCAGTTCAGTAGCTGTGGCTCAAATCCCCAGcaacatggacaaaaacagacacGCTGCATCCATCCCCT atgATCACTCTCGGGTGAAGCTGAAGACTGAAGTCAACCCCAATAAACAAGACTACATCAATGCCAGCATCATT GTTGATCATGACCCTCGCCAGCCAGCTTATATCGCCACACAGGGACCACTGCCTCACACTGTCGCTGATTTCTGGCAG ATGGTGTGGGAGAATGGCTGTACAGTGATAGTGATGATGACAGCTCTGGTGGAAGATGGAGAGAAGCAGTGCGAGCGATACTGGCCCGACGAGGGCTCTTCCCTCTACCACATCTATGAG GTGAACCTGGTGTCAGAGCACATCTGGTGTAAGGACTTCCTGGTGCGTAGCTTCTACCTGAAGAACCTCCAGACGCAGGAGACCAGAACCTTGACGCAGTTCCACCTGCTGAGCTGGCCGGATGACGGCATCCCCACCTCCACGCGGCCACTGCTCGACTTCCGCAG GAAGGTGAACAAATGCTACAGAGGTCGTTCCTGTCCAATCATCGTTCACTGcgg TGATGGCACTAGCCGGACTGGCGCATACATCCTGATTGACATGGTACTGAACCGCATGGCAAAAG gaGTGAAGGAGATCGACATAGCAGCCACACTGGAGCACATCAGAGATCAGAGACCTGGCTTGGTCCGCACTAAG GACCAGTTTGAGTTTGCGCTGACAGCAGTAGCCGAGGAAGTGAATGCCATCTTGAAAGCCCTGCCGCAGTGA
- the dnajb2 gene encoding dnaJ homolog subfamily B member 2 isoform X2 — protein sequence MVDYYNVLGVSKTASQDDIKKAYRKLALKWHPDKNPDNKEEAETKFKELAEAYEVLSDTSKRDAYDRYGNDRMGNTGYSSSDFSSDFPGFTFTFRNPDDVFREFFGGQDPFANFFDDFSSFGGSSSRLGPSRFFSFPSAGVDFTSFSSSFGGLDGMDSMGGGMGNFKSVSTSTRIINGKRTTTKKIKENGQERTEIEEDGVLKSVLINGVEDEMALALELSRREGHPRPSPQKPQIQNRSPAEYERSRPSPYSAATHRSFSSAPFYNCGVVGGSDDEEVDEDLQMALACSLSEMEAQQRATATDFISDSDFEAFTS from the exons ATGGTGGATTACTACAACGTTCTGGGAGTATCCAAAACAGCCTCTCAGGATGACATCAAGAAAGC GTACAGGAAACTGGCACTGAAATGGCATCCAGACAAAAATCCAGATAACAAGGAAGAAGCAGAGACAAAGTTCAAAGAACTGGCTGAAGCCTATGAAGTGCTATCTGACA CTAGTAAGCGTGATGCATATGACAGATATGGAAATGACAGAATGGGAAACACAG GTTACTCCAGCTCAGACTTCTCATCAGATTTCCCAGGATTCACCTTCACATTCCGCAACCCAGATGACGTGTTCAGAGAGTTTTTTGGCGGCCAGGATCCTTTCGCTAACTTCTTTG ATGACTTCTCATCCTTCGGAGGCTCATCCTCTCGCCTCGGCCCCAGTcggttcttttcttttccttcagcAGGAG TTGATTTtacctccttctcctcttcattTGGTGGTCTGGATGGGATGGACAGCATGGGCGGAGGGATGGGCAACTTCAAATCAGTTTCTACCTCCACTCGCATCATAAATGGCAAACGCACCACCACCAAGAA GATAAAGGAAAACGGACAGGAAAGAACAGAGATTGAGGAGGATGGGGTGTTAAAGAGTGTCCTAATAAATG GTGTAGAGGATGAAATGGCCCTTGCACTGGAGCTCAGTCGACGAGAGGGACACCCCCGGCCCTCACCTCAGAAGCCACAAATCCAAAACAGATCACCTGCCGAGTATGAGAGATCCCGCCCCAGCCCTTACTCTGCAGCCACACACCGGTCATTCAGCTCCGCTCCCTTCTACAACTGCGGGGTTGTGGGCGGCAGCGATGATGAGGAAGTAGATGAAGACCTGCAGATGGCTTTGGCATGCAGCCTGTCAGAAATGGAAGCCCAGCAGAGAGCAACTGCTACTGACTTCATATCAG ACTCAGACTTCGAGGCCTTCACAAGCTAA
- the dnajb2 gene encoding dnaJ homolog subfamily B member 2 isoform X1, translated as MVDYYNVLGVSKTASQDDIKKAYRKLALKWHPDKNPDNKEEAETKFKELAEAYEVLSDTSKRDAYDRYGNDRMGNTGYSSSDFSSDFPGFTFTFRNPDDVFREFFGGQDPFANFFDDFSSFGGSSSRLGPSRFFSFPSAGVDFTSFSSSFGGLDGMDSMGGGMGNFKSVSTSTRIINGKRTTTKKIKENGQERTEIEEDGVLKSVLINGVEDEMALALELSRREGHPRPSPQKPQIQNRSPAEYERSRPSPYSAATHRSFSSAPFYNCGVVGGSDDEEVDEDLQMALACSLSEMEAQQRATATDFISGAGGGGRAMIDKTGGHKGGRVVKTTHLNVAISKNVVAGEKDAEGQLKMGSGPGARWETERNGTREADFSPESSTTDSTTPLSQSTEEEFAPAMKNSDGSVKKKKKCGCTMC; from the exons ATGGTGGATTACTACAACGTTCTGGGAGTATCCAAAACAGCCTCTCAGGATGACATCAAGAAAGC GTACAGGAAACTGGCACTGAAATGGCATCCAGACAAAAATCCAGATAACAAGGAAGAAGCAGAGACAAAGTTCAAAGAACTGGCTGAAGCCTATGAAGTGCTATCTGACA CTAGTAAGCGTGATGCATATGACAGATATGGAAATGACAGAATGGGAAACACAG GTTACTCCAGCTCAGACTTCTCATCAGATTTCCCAGGATTCACCTTCACATTCCGCAACCCAGATGACGTGTTCAGAGAGTTTTTTGGCGGCCAGGATCCTTTCGCTAACTTCTTTG ATGACTTCTCATCCTTCGGAGGCTCATCCTCTCGCCTCGGCCCCAGTcggttcttttcttttccttcagcAGGAG TTGATTTtacctccttctcctcttcattTGGTGGTCTGGATGGGATGGACAGCATGGGCGGAGGGATGGGCAACTTCAAATCAGTTTCTACCTCCACTCGCATCATAAATGGCAAACGCACCACCACCAAGAA GATAAAGGAAAACGGACAGGAAAGAACAGAGATTGAGGAGGATGGGGTGTTAAAGAGTGTCCTAATAAATG GTGTAGAGGATGAAATGGCCCTTGCACTGGAGCTCAGTCGACGAGAGGGACACCCCCGGCCCTCACCTCAGAAGCCACAAATCCAAAACAGATCACCTGCCGAGTATGAGAGATCCCGCCCCAGCCCTTACTCTGCAGCCACACACCGGTCATTCAGCTCCGCTCCCTTCTACAACTGCGGGGTTGTGGGCGGCAGCGATGATGAGGAAGTAGATGAAGACCTGCAGATGGCTTTGGCATGCAGCCTGTCAGAAATGGAAGCCCAGCAGAGAGCAACTGCTACTGACTTCATATCAGGTGCTGGGGGTGGGGGCAGAGCCATGATTGACAAAACCGGTGGTCATAAAGGAGGCAGGGTTGTTAAGACTACACATTTGAATGTGGCTATTAGTAAAAACGTTGTTGCAGGAGAGAAAGATGCAGAGGGGCAGCTTAAAATGGGCTCTGGGCCTGGAGCTCGGTGGGAAACGGAGAGAAATGGAACCAGGGAAGCAGACTTCTCTCCTGAGTCATCCACAACTGACAGCACTACGCCGCTAAGCCAAAGCACTGAAGAAGAGTTTGCACCTGCCATGAAAAATAGTGATGGcagtgtgaaaaagaaaaagaagtgtgGGTGTACTATGTGctaa
- the LOC117953236 gene encoding tubulin alpha chain-like, with protein MRECISMHVGQAGAQMGNACWELYCLEHGIQPDGQMPSDKTIGGGDDSFNTFFSETGAGKHVPRAIFVDLEPTVIDEVRTGTYRQLFHPEQLITGKEDAANNYARGHYTIGKEIIDLVLDRTRKLADQCTGLQGFLIFHSFGGGTGSGFTSLLMERLSVDYGKKSKLEFAVYPAPQVSTAVVEPYNSILTTHTTLEHSDCAFMVDNEGQCCEE; from the exons ATG CGTGAGTGTATTTCCATGCACGTTGGCCAAGCGGGTGCCCAGATGggcaatgcatgctgggagctGTACTGTCTGGAACATGGGATCCAGCCAGATGGACAGATGCCCAGTGACAAGACTATTGGAGGAGGAGATGACTCTTTCAATACCTTCTTCAGTGAGACAGGAGCAGGAAAGCATGTCCCCAGAGCCATCTTTGTCGACCTGGAACCTACTGTCATTG atGAGGTGCGTACAGGAACGTACCGGCAGCTGTTCCATCCTGAACAGCTGATTACAGGAAAAGAAGATGCTGCCAACAACTACGCCCGTGGACACTACACCATTGGCAAGGAGATCATTGATCTGGTTCTCGACAGGACTCGTAAACTG GCGGATCAGTGTACTGGCCTGCAGGGATTTCTAATCTTCCACTCCTTTGGTGGAGGCACTGGCTCAGGTTTCACCTCCCTGCTGATGGAGAGACTCTCTGTTGATTACGGAAAGAAATCAAAACTTGAGTTTGCTGTCTACCCGGCCCCCCAGGTCTCCACTGCAGTGGTGGAGCCTTACAACTCCATCCTGACCACCCACACCACCCTGGAGCACTCCGACTGTGCCTTCATGGTGGACAACGAG gGGCAGTGCTGTGAGGAGTGA